A segment of the bacterium genome:
TCGTAAAAAACAAGGGGACCGGATTTCGCCGGTCCCCTCTATGGTCAGTTATACCGGCTTATCAGCCTTTGTTTTCGCGAGTCACGACCAGCGAATCGACGACCGAGGGGTCGAGGAGCGTGGAGGTGTCGCCGAAGCCGCCATCGACTTCGTTCGCGGCGATTTTGCGGAGAATTCTGCGCATGATCTTGCCGGAGCGGGTCTTCGGAAGGCCGGGGGCCCACTGAATGAAGTCGGGAGTTCCGATGCCGCCGATTTCCTTCCTGACAAGGGTGATCAGTTCTTTCTTCAGCTCGGGGGTGGGTTCCACGCCGGCGTTAAGGGTGACGTAGGCGTAGATGCCCTGGCCCTTGATTTCGTGCGGGAAGCCGACGACAGCCGCCTCGGCGACCTTCGGGTGGAGCACGAGGGCGGATTCGACCTCGGCGGTGCCCATGCGGTGACCGGAGACGTTGATGACGTCGTCGATGCGGCCGGTGATCTGGTAGTCGCCGTCGGCGTCGCGGTTGGCGCCGTCACCGGTGAAGTAGTAGCCGTCGTACTGGACGAAGTAGGTGGTGCGGAAGCGGTCGGTATCGCCGTAAACGCCGCGCATCTGGCCCGGCCACGGACGGCGGATGCAAAGAGCGCCGGAGGCCTCGCCCTTGAGCTCGAAGCCCTTTTCGGGGTCGACGATGACGGGCTCGACGCCGAAGAAGGGGGTGGTGGCCTTGCCGGGCTTCATGTCGATCGCGCCGGGGAGGCCGGTGATCAGGATGCCGCCGGTCTCGGTCTGCCACCAGGTGTCGACGATGGGGCATTTGGAGCGGCCGGGAAGCTCGAAGTACCACTTCCACGCCTCGGGGTTGATCGGCTCGCCGACGGTGCCCAGCAGGCGGAGCGAATCGAGCTTGCCGAGGCGAGAGGTGACGTGGTGGTCGCCCTGCGCGGCGATGGCGCGGATCGCGGTGGGGGCGGTGTAGAGGACGGTGAGCTTGTGTTTCCCGACGATGTCCCAGTAACGGCCTGCGTCGGGGTAGTTCGGAACGCCCTCGAACATCGTGGTGATGGCGCCGTTGCAGAGCGGGCCGTAGACGATGTAGCTGTGGCCGGTGACCCAGCCGATGTCGGCCGCGCAGAAGTATACGTCTCCGTCATGATAGTCGAAGATGAGCTTGTGGGTGAGCGAGGTGTAGACCAGGTAGCCGCCGGTGGTATGCACGACGCCCTTGGGCTTGCCGGTGGAGCCGGAGGTGTAGAGGATGAAGAGCGGGTCTTCCGCGTCCATCGCTTCGCATTCGCACTCGGCGCTGGCCTTGGCGAGTTCGTCGTGCCACCAGCAGTCGCGTCCGGCGACCATGGTGGGAGTGATGTGGGCCTTGCCAACGCGCTCGACCACGACCACCGTCTTGATGGTGGGGCAGTTGGCGACGGCGGCGTCGGCCTGGGCTTTCTGGTCGATCAGCTTGGCGCCGCGGAAGTAACCGTCGCAGGTGACCAGGAGGTTACTGTCGCAGTCCTGTATGCGGTCGGTGAGCGCCGTGGCGGAAAAGCCGCCGAAGACGACCGAATGAACGGCGCCGATGCGGGCGCAGGCCAGCATCGCCGCGGCCAGCTCGGGGATCATCGGGAGGTAGAGGGAGACGCGGTCGCCCTTCTTGACGCCCTTGGCCTTGAGCACGTTCGCGAAACGGCAGACCATCTCGTGAAGTTCTTTGTAGGTGAGCTTGCGGTCTTCGGTGGGCTCGTTGCCCTCCCAGAGGATGGCGGTCTGGTTGCCGCGGGTGGCAAGGTGGCGATCGAGACAGTTGTAGGAGATGTTGAGCTTTCCGCCGATGAACCACTTAACGTAGACTTCATCCTTGGAGTACTTCCAGTCCTGAACCTTGTCCCATTTCTTTATCCAGGTCACCTGCTGCTCGGCCATGCGCGCCCAGAAGCCGTCGTTGTCCTCAATCGACTCTTTGTAGAGCTTGTCATACTCTGCGCGGCTGTTGATATGCGCCGGGCGGGTCTTGTAAGCTTCGGGAACGGGGTATTTGGTCTTGAGGGTGGTATCACTCGACATCAGACTCTCCTTTCAGATATTGCAGTTCTCGGTCCGCCCCGGCCTTCGGGCCGCAAAGCGGGTTTAAAATAAAACACGAGTTTACAATATAGCGTCAAAGTTTAAGTGCCGCAAGACTAAATCAAAAAGAGCGGCGATAATTTGTGGCCCGCGACGGCTATGGGGGAAAAGACCCAGTGATATTAAGTACATATCTATAACGCCGATAGCTGTTCCCCCGGCGCTTTGGTTACCATTTCCACTATAGAGGGAATTTTTTGAAATTATTTAAACCGGATTTTTTACAGCGCCTCAAATGACGAATGCCCGGGCCGTTTTATTCAAGCCGGCCTTCAAGGCGCAAAAATCCCGCCTTTCCCGGCTCCGCTCCGGGAGCGATTCGCCGTTTTTCGCACCGAAATTCAGCGCACTCTTTTGAGATCCGTCGCCGTAAGCAATTTCCCGCTCGGGACGTAGGTAATCAGAAGCTCGGTTCCCTTGCCCAGGTCCTTCACGTCTACCGGGCTCCCCTTGAAGGTCACCTTCGCCTCCTTTTCGAGCTTGAAATCGAAGGAGCGGCTGCCCTTGTGGGTGCTCAAGACGACGTAGACAATCCCCCCCTTGACGTCGACCTTCTGGAGGAACCCCCTCATCACTCTGGTCTGCATGGAGGCCGAAGCCCCCGTCGCGCAGAGAAAAAGGGCGGCGAAGGTCAGCGATACGGCCGTTGCCCTAAAGAAATTTGTCTTCCCCATTTTTTCTACCTCCATAAAGTGAAGGCTATCCCCACAAATCATGTTAGTACAAAATTTCACGACCGCAATACCCCCGGAAAAAGACAGGCAGCCTGCCAAAACGGTAATACCGGATGGTTATCGGAGCGTCTAAAGCTCAGGGACAAAGGGTAGAGGAAGGCTTTGGGGGAGGGGTCCTCAAGGCCTTTCTTTTCTTGTCCTCTCAAAAATCCGGCGCGATTTTAGAAAGGCCTGTTTACGGACAACCCCTAAATGAAGTACAAGAAAATCCTCCGGGGAGATGACTCATTTTGAAATCAATCAGCGGGACCGTTCTCATGCGTTATCTTGCCAGCTTGCTTGTTTTGCTTTTTCTTTGCGCCTTTGTTCCGGCGGCCTGCGCCGCCCCGGCCCCCGTTCCGAGAGAGCTT
Coding sequences within it:
- the acs gene encoding acetate--CoA ligase, which translates into the protein MSSDTTLKTKYPVPEAYKTRPAHINSRAEYDKLYKESIEDNDGFWARMAEQQVTWIKKWDKVQDWKYSKDEVYVKWFIGGKLNISYNCLDRHLATRGNQTAILWEGNEPTEDRKLTYKELHEMVCRFANVLKAKGVKKGDRVSLYLPMIPELAAAMLACARIGAVHSVVFGGFSATALTDRIQDCDSNLLVTCDGYFRGAKLIDQKAQADAAVANCPTIKTVVVVERVGKAHITPTMVAGRDCWWHDELAKASAECECEAMDAEDPLFILYTSGSTGKPKGVVHTTGGYLVYTSLTHKLIFDYHDGDVYFCAADIGWVTGHSYIVYGPLCNGAITTMFEGVPNYPDAGRYWDIVGKHKLTVLYTAPTAIRAIAAQGDHHVTSRLGKLDSLRLLGTVGEPINPEAWKWYFELPGRSKCPIVDTWWQTETGGILITGLPGAIDMKPGKATTPFFGVEPVIVDPEKGFELKGEASGALCIRRPWPGQMRGVYGDTDRFRTTYFVQYDGYYFTGDGANRDADGDYQITGRIDDVINVSGHRMGTAEVESALVLHPKVAEAAVVGFPHEIKGQGIYAYVTLNAGVEPTPELKKELITLVRKEIGGIGTPDFIQWAPGLPKTRSGKIMRRILRKIAANEVDGGFGDTSTLLDPSVVDSLVVTRENKG